The nucleotide sequence AGACCTCCGCGAGTACCCCACGTCGATCCCGCTGGAGACGCTCTACGAAGCGATGGACGCGACCGAACTCGTCCGCGGCGATCAGGACCGGATCAGCGGTCACACGGTCATCAACAGCATCGAGGCGATCACGCGGCTCTCTTCGGAGGAGTTCTACCGCCTCTACGGCCAGTCGACGTCGCGCGCGCTGGTGTTCACGGGCGTCACCCGCGGGGAGTCACCGCTGGTGGCGATGCGCGTCGTCAACCCCACGCCGAACGCCGTCATCCTCCACGGCCTCACCGAGGAAGACCTCTGGGAGCACGCCCCGGCGCTCGCGACGATCGACGGCTTCTCGCTGGCGATCTCGAATCGAGACTTAGACGAGATGTTGGAAGACCTCCGGCGACTGCCGTAAGTTGTTCGACGTCGGGGCATCTCTCTCTTTCCTCAACCTCTCTTCTACCTCTCTTCCCACTCGCTCGCTCAGCAGGGTGAGACCTCGGTCCCGTCGAGACGCCGCGTTTCGTTCTCGCTCACGAGATATTTCGCCTCCGACCCGACATCCGCTTCCGTTTCTGCCGTCGAGTACCAGAACGGTTGGCTCACGTCGACGTACACGCCGGCTGACGTCTGATTGATCACCGCGGCTTCTCGCTCGACG is from Halobellus sp. LT62 and encodes:
- a CDS encoding helix-turn-helix domain-containing protein → MTTVPREDLARRIAGEITLSDDPGATLRKWRTDFDVSQTALAEQLDVSSSVISDYESGRRESPGIGVVRRMVEALLDIDESRGGGRIRQYARVISAGFESDIVQDLREYPTSIPLETLYEAMDATELVRGDQDRISGHTVINSIEAITRLSSEEFYRLYGQSTSRALVFTGVTRGESPLVAMRVVNPTPNAVILHGLTEEDLWEHAPALATIDGFSLAISNRDLDEMLEDLRRLP